Below is a genomic region from Fundulus heteroclitus isolate FHET01 chromosome 5, MU-UCD_Fhet_4.1, whole genome shotgun sequence.
TAGTATCGAGTATCGAATATTTTCCAGGGCAGTGATATCAAGTTTGATATTTTTGTATCGTGACAATCCTACTCACAACCTTATCCCTGACCTTTgagtcagggataaagttgtgagCAGTGTTCACTGAGGTATCAATGGATATTATTTAAAGATTTTGGAGTAAAGGGGTGGTTGACAAAAATGCCATCTACAATtcccaaatatttaaatatgttgaaaCCTATGTAccatttttcagactataagtcgcacttttcttcatagtttggccgatcctgcgacttatagtcaggtgtgacttatatatacgttttaaatggtaaatcatactgaccaagatgaaccaagtagtaaacattaccgtctatggccacaagagggcgctctaaaGCCTGTGAAAACTGTATGCTGCTCTTGCtccacttaaaaattaattaaaacatcaaCTTAtgaacaacaaagactgaaaacatgtacatatgttgtttctctgtttcagtctgcattcatacagcggagcgttgcgtggtgcagtTCGAACAGAAcactgttattgggctgtcagTAAAGCTagtaacagctagcgctagcttacagctctgttgtccgggcgttttacaacttcactgatgcacgtcagctttatgttgctctgaagcATCCgcgtcgtactgttagcttagcatgtagcactgtTACGCTCACGGTCCAATTTTAGCGTAATGACGAGAACTTTCCCGGTTTGATTTAGTGGcttgttgtgctaatttactccattcatcctcccaggcatgttccatattattcagccagttgtggatgcagctgtgtgatttaataaactgctttaccagattaaatgtcagcttttagtcttggattgtgtgaaatacatttctaaataaatgcgatccagtgcgacttatatatgttttttttcctctttatgacgcattttttgactgatgcgacttatagtccaaaaaatccGGTAAATTTTCCTCCCACTTTACAATAGCAAGTCTTTGTGCCTATGAATATGGTAGCAACACCCTTTACATGCTTTAACGGCTGTTTAACAGATGAATGACGTAATAGTGGCTGgcagtattaacctacatgataggctagaatacaaaaggaaggaaaactgttctattgaactttttattgacccttttttttctattgaaccacacgtctatcgatcgataaatattgttattggattattgtccagccctcgCTGGTATAGCTGCTAGGTTAGAACTTAGAGATGTTTGGAAATGGTCTGAAGACATCTGTCCTTTTTCTCtattgtgctttaaaaaaagggaaatcctTTAAAGAGCTTCTGCAGCAGATTACCTTAACAAAGCTCATCCGGATGGTACACATTTTGGTGAGCTCATAAACGGCCTCGAAGCCGTGATTGACGGACTGGGCCAGCAGCTCAGCGAACTCCTGGTTGTTGAAGATCTTCAGGCTACATGTACTGGGAATCTTGCACACGGTTGTGGGGTGGAAGCCATGGTGGTAGTTACAGTTACGACTCTGGACGAAGATACTGCTGTCACTCAGGCACTCCGCATACACCTCGCCGCCAACGTAGTACAGGTGGACACCTGGGAGGTAGCAGAAGAGTTATGATGGGGTTATTATTCCAGAATACCAGCACAGCTGCTTGATATCCCTGTGGTGGAgctaaaaccataaaaaaaaggttaaggtCAACTTTCTTGATGTAGTATCATCtgtctacagcaggggtgtcaaactaattttggtttaggggccgcatacagcttaatctgatctcaagagggccacacgagtaaactcattgcaagattaaatagaactaataaacgtggacttgttgttgatttttatattaaatgaattacacatttacacaatatattatgaataacctcagcgtttttaagaaaagtatgtgcagtTTCAGCAATACCTTttctcagttaaacatttacttgtgccttatgcataagaactgatcacagtgattgtacaatgttgaaaaacatttattaacattttttggaacttaaaaacactgtcctgcatgacaaaatacattaaaaaaaaattaagaaattatttaaaatcaattttccacatctgaagctcagtgctgccatctgctgattaaaacacagcgccccttgtggataatataggaactgcagattttcaattaagcgaagtacatgttttttcattctcttccctttatctcctctttctttcacattttctttttttcttgttgttcttctttgtttcctctcctactttcccattgtagtgtccatataatttgagatattcccagcatgaatcataataaaactattcacattcataaattaagcggagcactatggcaaaagcagtactgctccacttatgaaagtcaaatctgttgagctctttttggcattaagacaacaatttattgccacattgccagacaggacactggaaaaaaaaaaaaaataatttacggCCCGCGGAACCGGCctgcgggccgtatgtttgacacccctggtctacagCCATTGGAAAACCGATCAGACGTTTGACCTTTGCCGATGTGCCGCCGGGTGTTCTCGATGGTGGAGTTGCGGTTGACGTTGGAGAGCAGACCTAGGCAGAAGCGGTTGCGGTTGTTGGAGGGATCCGTGAAGCCGTCGACGAGCACGCTGGTGGAAGAAGCCTGGAAGGCCTCCCCAACGCGATTGTTCAGCTCATAGTAAACAATGGAGCACCAGTGCTTTGGTTCCTCATAGGCCACCGGCTGCACATCTGTCCAGGAAACATGTTAAGAGGTCAGAGGAGTGAGCCGAGCTCCGTGAACATGCAGAAGGAAGCTTCTCGTCCACATAATTACTCCACACATAATGTTTCAAGAGATGACTTATTTTCAGATTTCTGCAGACCAAAATGAATGTGGATGCACTCTAAAAGGGGCGCTCTGTGTCTTGTGTGTGATCCTTTACAGCTCTGGGCCAATCCAAGCTGAACTCCCGTGTTTGTAGAGAGGAATAAATCATGTTTATCTAGACACAAACCCCTCCCAAACTTCCTATGTAGCGTGGCACTGGCTGGCAGGTGTGTTTTGTCTTTCTCCTTCCCAGAGCTGATCTACAATAGAAACCTGCTCCCCTCTACAGGATGCAGCttgtggaaaagaaaaaaaaaaaaaacattaacactcCCCGACCTCCCGTTAGCAGCTAACAAAACGTTCAGCgcctcttcctgctgctgctggaaccGGACGAGGGGGCTGTCTGTGAGCTTAGAGTGAACGATGACACAGAAGTACAAATACTGTACTTTATGGGACATAAATGGAGATAAAAGTTCAGGAAAATGTTTGAATACCCACCCAGTGTATGGGGAGATGGTGTTAATTCAAAACAACTCCtaaatgttttcacaaatataaaAACCGAGctgctttacttgtttttttacctATGTGCTTTGAATTTTGTGAGCTGAAAAGCTACGAGCCCGCTGTTAGCAAGTAGCTACATATGGTAAATCTGATTACTCTCACAATCAGTGCAAACACAGGTTATGAAAATaagagtgaaagaaaaagagaacagCATCCGTCCGGTGCGGCAGCCGCTCCTGTGGCCACTCTGGCCAGCGGCTGGACCGTAATGATTTTGTTTaacttgctgttttgtttttccacacatTGTTAAAAAAGGACAGGAAACATTTGATTAACATTTACACGAAAAACCTTTCTGAGGTTGACTAACCTGACTTTGTACTTTGACTATTTGGAGTGCCCACATTTAGTTAACATAGTTTTTCGTGCTGCGGTACTTTATTTAGTGGGTGATTTGCAACAGAttattgtgtctttttttttttttttgagttacTAGTTACCTGAGGAGTTGCTGCTGGAGCCGCACATCAAAGAGAAGAGTCCCAGCTGCATCAGGTCTTTCCCTGAATAACAAAACCACTTCAGACTGATTCTTATATTCTTCTCTAGTTTCAGCAACAAgaacagattttatttgaaaatgtttgctcTCTAAAGCAAAGTTAAAATGCAGATTTAGGCACCAAGacaactaactaactaactaactaactaactaactaactaactaactaactaactaactaactaactaactaactaactaactaactaactgtctgtgtgtgtgtgtgtctgtctgtctgtctgtctgtctgtctgtctatctatctataattATTAAGAAATAAATGAGTTGTTTGCTCTAATAAAAAAAGTCTCCATCATCTCCTGTTCTGGCGAGGCAAATATGTCTTGCATTACAGTCGGCCTTAAGGAACCAGCAATAGAAAAACTAGACTTTTAGTTGTAGGGGTTAGCAAGCATTAAAATGTACAGCTTACAGTTGtcattattaatataaattcttttttttttaatttaaataataaaggaaATTTCACAAAATTAGCAAAGAATACAATGATTGCCGAAAtttgtgtaaaaaatatatCCACAAAGACAATTATTAGTGAAAAGTGAAGGTAATAACGTTATCGTCAGCAGTTTTATGTCGCTGACATGAGCTTCACTTCAGGAATGGCCAGACGTTGACATCCAGTTGGCTTTCCTTCAGGTTTTATCTGTGTTATTGGAATATTATCCTGTTTGTGACGTCAATTATCTTGTTAAATATCTCTGAGGGGTAAACAGGTGCAGAACACTTAGTCTGTACGCCACAAGGCGGGAAAATTAAGAAGCTGCCTTTGTTACCTGCCCGGTTGTTCGACTCTGCAGGCAGAGGCGGAGCCATGAGGTTGATGTCCATTGGCTGAGGACAGTCCTGCGTCATCTGCTCCTCTGGGGGCATGTAGGCAGGTGGAGGGGTCTCTGCAGCAGAAAAGATGcagaggtaaataaaaaaagtaactgCGGTGTGGAGGAAACAGGAAAGCACCACTCACTCCTCCTACCGGGCATCTGGAACGGGCTGCCTGGGTCAGAGCTGGACGGCGAGTGAGGGAAGGTGGCGCTGCTGCCGCTGCCGGGCGAGTTTGGGAAGCCGTTTCCAGGAGAATGAGGGAAGGGAACGGTGTTTGCCTGAGTGAAGGATTCTGGGAACGTGGCGTTCTGGGGCATGTGTGGCTCGTTCTGCTGAAGGGGGTTGCGAAAGCGCGGCAGCATCGTGTGCTTGGCGTTGAACTCACTGTTCCTTGGTACCAAAACAGGAGGCAACACTGAAAGAAGAAAACGACTCCATAGGTTAcactaagaaaataaaataccacaattttcggactataagtcacactttctCTCATAGTTTGGTTGATCctgtgacttatagtcaggtgggacttatatttacattttaaatggtaattcatcttgaccagcatgaaccaagtagtaaacatgaccatctatagccacaagagggtgCTTTAGGATTATGAAAAGTATATGCAGCTACTGTAgcacttaaaaattaattgaaacatgaacttatagacaacaaagactgtttgtatgttgtttcactgttccAGTATGCATTCACACATGGTGCAGCCTGAAGGGAGAGCCCACCCTGTGACAGAACCGTGTTACTGGGCTGTCCGTGTAGCTAgtaacagctagcattagcttacagctctgttgtccggGTGGttaacatccgtgtcgtactgttagcttagcacgtagcactgCTAAATTCACAGTCTGATTTGGGCGTAATTTCAGCATtacggtgtaggtaccagatctgcTTGGGGCCCTGCTCCTCCCGATGATGTCACTGTATGGCAACGCcagtcaaacaaactacattgtgCCCGAATCAAcgaataaattttatttagttaatttacggTGACTGTTTGGCACTGTCGGTTATTTGTCCAAATACCTATAATACATTAAAACACATCCCATTATTGTAATAGGGACACATAAAAGTAATGCAAACTAGTTTTTCCAATGTAATTAAgaaaaattaatatatatatatatatatatatatatatatatatatatatatatatatatatatatatatatatatatatatatatatccctttttatgtttcccttttaaaatttattaacaaatcaatttttttaCAGATTACAGGAAATGTGTATATCTTTTTctcacatttgtaaaaaaaaaaagaaaaaaaaaagaaagtatacTAATTAAATAACTGTATgatcaagaaaataaaagtaaaacattaatgACCATAATTTGATTTATCTTCAAGGTATTGTGGCAAATTTTCACATGCACAACAGCATCCCACCTCTGCTCAGAGGGATTGGTTTAAAGAATCTTCTGAACACATGGCTTTTCTAATAAATAACACGACTCAGGTATTTGGTCAAATAAGCGACAGTGCCAAACGATCAccgtaaattaactaaatataattgattcgttacaaatagAGAccgcgacttatatatgtttttttcctctttatgacgcatttgttttgactgatgcgacttactGTATATTCCAAATAATACGGTACTTAAGATTTgtacttttgtaaggcacttCACATCTGCATGTTGTTCCCTCTGTTCTGTCTCTGAGAAGTGAAGCAGATCTGGATGATGGACAGTTACCAGATTTACTCTTTACCAACAATCTGTTTCTATGacaagttgttgttgtttttttttacaccacttGCAACCACAGGGATTGGAACATTGCATTAATCCCTGAAGTCTTTCTGTTGCTCTCCATGATTCAACATTCTGGGCGCAGATGTCGCTGCATTTTTCAGATGTCTGCTTCCCGGCTGTCggccttagccagcagtttttgGCTCAGACGCTCAGGTTTCCGCCCTGAAAGATGTAACGAGGCGAGGCGCTCTTGTGGAATTCATCACTTAGGGTAAATATCTCAGGTGGCGCAGATACGCTAACGACCTGCTACGCTTCGGTCTATAAATACCTGAGCAGATACATAAGGCTGGAGCTGACATTTTAGAAGAGGCTCACGCTTTGGGGCAATTATTAGTAAAGGTAAGAGTCTATGTCCTGCAACAGGCTGATGCATTTAAAGGTTAAAAGCGGCGCAGGCAGACAGTCTTGCTGTTGGGATAGTGAAAGGAGAACGACAGGATATGTGCTTGCAGGTCGGCGGTGTTAGGGGGAGGGAGGCAGACTGTGTGAGGTGAGGTGAGGTGACGGGGAAGTGTGAACGGACAGGTGGCGTGGAGCTGAATCCCCCGAGCGACCCGCTGCTAAAAGTGAACGCGTGCACGGCAGGCAGCGAGCCTTTCCTCCCATTGTGTGTGAGCGACTGTCTTCCTGTTCCAGCCATCCTCACAAAAGCCCTCCATGCAACCAAGTGTGTGTCTGAGCGTGTgcgagcaagagagagagagagagagatctgcTGAGTCTTTCTTAACCGTGTAAAAGTAAAACAGTGCGCGCACCCTTGTGGGTCAATGTGTGCAGAAAATGTCCAAAAGTGCAAAACGGAGCAGGCCCATAACAAAGCCTCGGTGTAATTTCCTGCTCTGAAAACGGTGGCAGCTGCACATTCATTGGGCCACATGGACGTATCATCCCCCACTTCTTTATACTTTGTTTCCACTAAGACACTGGGACCCACCATTAGTACGATTCACTCCTAGCAGACAGTGGCAGTGAACGGATTTGTTCTTATTCTGTCTTCCTGTTGTTAACTTTAGTCATTTttatataccgtatttttcggactataagtcactccggagtacaagtcgcaccagccataaaatgcataataaagaaggcaAAACAATTTATAcgtcgcactggagtataagtcgcatttttgggggagatttatttgataatatacaacatcaagaacagacatgtcatcttgaaaggcaattttacataaaaatagaacggaggcaccaacaggctgaataattgtacggttagcttacgctacatgacacaactgagaacgtgcctggtatgttaacataacatactaaaagctattcagataactatagcataaataacatgcaaagaagttaaccaaagcgcccgtgtcattccaaataactaaaatccagtgaaatcttcatcctcggtgtcactttcaaataactcagTTAACTCCGGACgtagaagatgcggcacttccgcttctacaGGCCTTAGAGCGCCCTCTagcggtttggtgtgaaaataataggtgtaatgatataccggtaaaaatgtgtaataatttcacacgtaagtcgctccagagtataagtcgcacccccggccaaactatgaaaaaaactgcgacttatagtccggaaaatacggtatacACAAGTACTGGATGGAAAATAATGGCAAAAAGAGCctaagttcaaataaaacattttaagcctCACGTTTAAGCTAATAAAACTGTTTGGTTTGTTGAAGCAAAGGAAGAACAAATTGTTGATAATTTTTCCACAGTGGTGTTTTTGTCAACATTTATCTATAGCGTGATAATAAAAACCAGTTAATCTTTTCCACTTATTAAAAGTATGTGATGCATTTCTCACAGTGACGTTTCATTTTCCATAGATTTCTTTTTGTCCTTAAAGTGTAATTCACCCGAAAATCAACTTCTTAGCTGATAAAATGTACAAACTGTGCCTAAAGATGCTACTTTAAAGTTACTGTGcaattttctttagatttttttcatgtgaactTATTTAGTTCTGcagtttttgtctgaaaaccgtcttagtgctgccctcttagggttgaatGGTGGCTACTGCAGctgaattttcctattggttcaaacggTAAATGCTTTCGCCCCCATAGCAAGTCAGACTAGGGCTGGAAAAGTAATCGCAATTGCAATataattgcaatttaaaaaaaaatgcaatttccaaatgcCAGTGGACTGCAATTATCGACTACCTAACAATTAATGGAcaagacgcgtcctttaggtgtcggtaatgtGTAATCTAATTTTAGAGTTTATAGATTcatactttttaccagaaactttcaggaatctcaccgtagcattaagtagcggtcaaactatttattacatagacttgtttgttggttgcactttatattcaacaaacttttgtgttgaataataatattctgattaataaaagcatttaaattacttgttttaaatagtcgtTTACAAACATCACTTTAGCAAGCTGTGGGGCATCACTGAGTCAGTgccttgcactgcaaaaagggaactaaaagtaagtaaaattgtcttttaaatgagtgtatttttcgttgatttgagcagctaaataagactatttgttAATGGAATAAGagctttgcacttaaaataagaacatttcatctccatcatcttatttcaagtgcatgacatctaatttatcttattttaggggcaaaaatactcattccactggcaataCTTACTTAGCTGCTCACATCAAGggaaatatactaattttaagacaattttactcacttttagttccctttttgcagtgtgagccAGCAGCTCCAGCTGATGAAGGTGAGCCCACCTCAATCTCCAGTGACGAGGGGGTGAAAAGTCCTGCATTTCAAACGACAGATCCATGTCACAACCACCAGATGTCACCCTGATCACTCCATGTTTCAACGtgtcactttccctcatccCGACCGCAACCAGCCCCGCTTAACCCCCACCGCCCATCCCCGCCCACCTGGGTGGCATTTCTCAAAATCTGTCTGGGAGTTCAGGCCTTACATCAGGGTGGGGGGAGTTACACTTTAGGTTTTCTAGGTAAAAGAAACTAAAGTAGTGATCG
It encodes:
- the smad1 gene encoding mothers against decapentaplegic homolog 1, whose amino-acid sequence is MNVTSLFSFTSPAVKRLLGWKQGDEEEKWAEKAVDALVKKLKKKKGAMEELERALSCPGQPSNCVTIPRSLDGRLQVSHRKGLPHVIYCRVWRWPDLQSHHELKALECCEYPFGSKQKDVCINPYHYKRVDSPVLPPVLVPRNSEFNAKHTMLPRFRNPLQQNEPHMPQNATFPESFTQANTVPFPHSPGNGFPNSPGSGSSATFPHSPSSSDPGSPFQMPETPPPAYMPPEEQMTQDCPQPMDINLMAPPLPAESNNRAGKDLMQLGLFSLMCGSSSNSSDVQPVAYEEPKHWCSIVYYELNNRVGEAFQASSTSVLVDGFTDPSNNRNRFCLGLLSNVNRNSTIENTRRHIGKGVHLYYVGGEVYAECLSDSSIFVQSRNCNYHHGFHPTTVCKIPSTCSLKIFNNQEFAELLAQSVNHGFEAVYELTKMCTIRMSFVKGWGAEYHRQDVTSTPCWIEIHLHGPLQWLDKVLTQMGSPHNPISSVS